A single window of Myripristis murdjan chromosome 21, fMyrMur1.1, whole genome shotgun sequence DNA harbors:
- the LOC115380390 gene encoding sacsin-like: MPIIAMPGYRFTQRYPKMMKNAGAFEQPPTHYVTTNMRNICMSPCDTEELIKTRAQVFRRCYTYLQRHKFQSSPLADLPVVLVEKDTKLVKAHDTSFGLLNDLEFRPYLYKIPAKDAMYVEFFREIGVQDEPTALQYCNVLTAIYLDSNDKLTLNANQQRTVKRAVEQLFKLIKTQGNQSPFKPVKTLYLPSTDGRLYPSTTLYYNDTVFEVKRLEEALEAFDNKYLLLEKLSACNLGKDIYEHHRLMHSLPQKIQPKMLSECTAEKVLESCMERCDYALDCEFSGWFGKHLSSLPFRHGLICLIREQSEGEITQEDAANMCQQTFGSIQIVCCKSIETELWVDGQPLHNTTAETEVYVKQGQQGCIFYLKHNDNIMTPKVINEVNMMLTKVINALLGNKIASIHLPVLGQLLMCDSLEEVKRTLAKNKIHDSAETESFLLDPPVPGTAIPEEWHDSLDMNVLNNFEEGEYVGYYTNEEYIYAVFVEQLPGPSGQYSSRYKIQIGQDETAEVSSLDLYQFKPEKMQEQEEKTCTSAEATCMELEPLVGAVPHTSSTSASSASASSSRASSTQASSTRSTPASLEEAKREIDKCLAEIWTLSEEERKKAIKRLFLRWHPDKNPDYQLLATEAFKYLQNRIDDLTKGKTTDSTTNSSYQRWNTNFSHFYEQWNQEARRHRCGRERFFTGRRHHSYNFWTHYENVPRPDREEAQRWCRQACCDLTAAYKDTGGGSTEWCLFKVHQAVEKALIAAEYRRNGKHPTNCSISFIAARVSQYHPQLSAVPRIVENLKLLGVDAKKTQYPNCHPRPHIPNGQFSSDSEMQALNMASELLSKVEAYVN; the protein is encoded by the coding sequence ATGCCAATAATAGCAATGCCAGGTTACAGATTCACACAGAGGTACccgaaaatgatgaaaaatgcaggAGCTTTTGAACAACCTCCAACACACTATGTAACCACGAACATGAGAAACATCTGTATGTCTCCTTGTGATACTGAGGAGTTAATCAAAACCCGTGCTCAAGTGTTTCGGCGCTGTTATACCTACCTACAAAGACACAAGTTTCAAAGCTCTCCATTGGCTGACCTCCCTGTTGTGTTGGTTGAGAAAGACACAAAACTTGTGAAGGCTCATGACACATCTTTTGGACTTCTGAATGACCTGGAGTTCAGGCCTTATTTGTACAAAATTCCTGCAAAGGATGCAATGTATGTAGAGTTCTTCAGGGAAATTGGTGTTCAAGATGAGCCTACTGCTTTGCAGTATTGTAATGTTCTAACTGCAATTTATTTGGATTCCAATGACAAACTAACACTAAACGCAAACCAACAGAGGACTGTCAAGCGTGCTGTTGAGCAGTTGTTTAAATTAATCAAAACTCAGGGAAACCAGTCACCTTTTAAACCTGTGAAGACTTTGTATCTTCCTTCAACAGATGGTAGATTATACCCTTCTACTACACTGTATTACAATGACACAGTATTTGAGGTGAAAAGATTAGAGGAAGCACTGGAGGCCTTTGACAATAAATACCTGCTTCTTGAAAAACTCAGCGCATGTAACTTGGGCAAAGATATCTATGAGCATCATAGACTGATGCATTCACTGCCTCAGAAAATTCAGCCCAAAATGCTGTCAGAGTGTACTGCAGAGAAAGTGTTGGAGTCATGCATGGAGCGTTGTGACTATGCACTTGACTGTGAATTTAGTGGATGGTTTGGAAAACATCTATCTTCACTACCCTTTAGACATGGACTTATCTGTCTTATCAGAGAGCagtcagagggtgaaataacaCAAGAAGATGCTGCCAACATGTGCCAGCAGACCTTTGGCAGTATTCAGATAGTCTGTTGCAAAAGCATTGAAACAGAGCTTTGGGTTGATGGTCAGCCGCTTCATAATACTACTGCTGAAACTGAGGTCTATGTCAAACAGGGACAACAAGGTTGCATCTTTTACTTAAAACACAATGACAACATCATGACTCCTAAGGTGATAAATGAAGTTAACATGATGCTGACAAAAGTGATTAATGCTCTTTTAGGTAACAAAATTGCCTCAATTCACCTTCCAGTCCTTGGACAACTTCTCATGTGTGACAGTCTTGAAGAAGTCAAAAGAACCCTGGCTAAGAATAAAATCCATGACAGTGCTGAAACCGAGAGCTTTCTTCTCGATCCACCAGTCCCTGGAACAGCTATCCCCGAGGAGTGGCATGATTCCCTAGACATGAATGTCCTCAATAACTTTGAAGAAGGGGAATATGTTGGTTACTACACAAATGAGGAATACATTTATGCAGTTTTTGTTGAGCAGTTGCCTGGGCCTTCTGGACAGTATTCAAGCAGATATAAAATACAGATTGGGCAAGATGAAACAGCTGAAGTCAGTTCTCTTGACCTGTATCAGTTTAAACCAGAAAAGATGCaggaacaggaggagaaaaCTTGCACATCTGCTGAAGCTACTTGCATGGAGCTTGAACCACTTGTAGGTGCTGTGCCACATACATCCTCTACAAGCGCTTCCTCTGCAAGTGCTTCATCTTCAAGAGCTTCTTCTACACAAGCTTCATCTACAAGATCCACACCAGCATCTCTAGAAGAAGCCAAAAGGGAAATTGACAAATGTTTGGCAGAGATCTGGACTCTttctgaggaggagagaaaaaaggccATCAAGCGACTGTTCCTTAGATGGCACCCTGACAAAAACCCAGACTACCAGCTGCTTGCCACTGAGGCATTCAAGTACTTACAGAATCGAATTGATGACCTTACAAAAGGTAAAACTACTGACAGTACAACCAACTCTTCTTATCAAAGGTGGAACACAAATTTCAGTCATTTCTATGAGCAGTGGAACCAGGAGGCCAGGCGCCACAGATGTGGTAGGGAGAGATTCTTTACAGGCCGCCGCCACCATAGTTATAATTTTTGGACACATTATGAAAATGTCCCTAGACCGGACAGAGAGGAGGCCCAGCGCTGGTGCAGACAGGCTTGCTGTGACCTCACTGCAGCCTACAAGGACACCGGTGGAGGGAGCACAGAGTGGTGTCTGTTCAAGGTGCATCAAGCAGTGGAAAAGGCCCTGATAGCTGCAGAGTACAGAAGAAATGGAAAACACCCCACTAACTGCTCAATCTCTTTCATTGCTGCACGAGTTTCCCAATACCACCCTCAGTTGAGTGCTGTGCCTAGAATTGTGGAAAATCTGAAGCTGCTGGGAGTGGATGCCAAGAAGACGCAATATCCCAACTGTCATCCACGTCCACATATCCCAAACGGACAGTTCAGCTCGGACAGCGAAATGCAAGCACTGAATATGGCATCAGAGCTTCTCAGTAAAGTAGAGGCATATGTAAATTAA